AAAGCACCATCTTCACCGACATTGTTGCGGCAATGATCACAGCTGGAATAGCTCCAATTATCGGGCCGAAATAAGGGATCACATTTGTTATCCCGACAATCGCTCCGAGCAGCAGTGAATACTTTATTCCCGCAAACCAAAAAAACAATGATGATAGGACACCAATTATGAGACATATGAGCAGCTGGCCTCGGATATAGCTGCCCAGCGATTTATCGACTTCATGCAGGAATTTAGTGCCTGGCTGTCTCCACTGCCGTGGGGTGAGATACCACGCGGCTTTTTTCATGACATCGAAATCCTTCAGCATGTAAAAAGCGATAAAAGGAATCACGGCAATCGTCAGGATGGAGTTTACGATATTCAGCAGGAATGCCATCGAACCGGCGAGAACACCATCAAGCCATCGTTCCCCCCGGGTAATTCCATCTTCAATTCTTTCGTGAATGCCTGCCGGCCATGTCGAAGTCTGGTCAACAATGTTATTGACCATTTGTTTATACTGCTCGGCGAAATACGGAGCATTTTCCGCAAGGTCGCCCAGCTGGTGGATCAGTGCTGGTATCCCTTTGTAAAAAGCAAAGCCGGCTCCTCCAAAGAACAAAATATAGATGATCAAGATTGAAACTCCGCGATGAAGCCCTTTTTGGTGAAGAGCTTCAACAATAGGATGCAGTAAATATGTAATGAACGCAGCCACGGAAAAAGGCACAAGCAGTGAAAGTAATACTTCCAAAAAAGGTACCCATATGGACTGCAATTTGATGAATACGTACAGAACAATGAATAAAAGGAGAAGAAATCCAAGCCGGTAATACCATTTCATCTGAATATTCATCGATTTTCGGCCTCCTTCCTGTTTATTCTTGAAAGAAAGGAGTTGGATTATACATTATTGGCCATGTGCGGAATCTATTTAAGCGAATTTTTCCGAACCCATAACCAAAAATTTTTTTATTGTAAAAAACGGGTTTTTACAGCGACTTGGAAATAATCTTAATTTTTCTAGTCAAAAGTAAAAATCCCTTGCATATGCATGCAAGGGATTAGATTGACTATTCAGATTAGAATAAAGCTCTCGTCATTTTCCTGCCAAGCCTCTTCATTTTCCTTCCAGACATCAAATTGTTGTTGGAAGCATAATTATAAGCCGCCATACCAGCGCCCAAAGCGATTACGGAGGTTAACATTTTATTCATGTGCTTCACCTCTTTGATTTATTTTACATGCCGTATTGACGTTGATCTTCCTCAAATAAATCATCAAGTGAGCTCAATGTTCCATCTTCTTCGACTTGATGGGTATGGATCAAGCCTTTGTTCAGAGACAGTTCGATGAAGCAATTCCAGCAGTAATATTGGTTGATGCCAATTTTACCTATATCCTTGCTCCTGCAATTGGGACAACTTAACATAAGGACACCTCATCTCGATTTAACAGTGACGACGATGGCATCCTTTCCGATTGCAGGCGGACCAGTGGTCTTAATGACACGCTTTCCATTCGCGATATCCGAAAAAAAGCCATCCGTTAATTCGTACCCTACAATCGTGCCCAATTCTTCCATGAAATATACATCCTCCAGCAAGCCAAGCTGCTCACCTTCTTTCGAAAGAAGCTTTTTCCCAGCAAGGCTCTCATTATGCTCGAATGTATATTCAGGCTCTGTCTCCAATCGCTCCAAGGCTGACTTGTCTTTCACCATGACCCCATCTTCACCAAAGGATGAAACCTGGCCCACTTTGACCTGAAAAGTTTTCTTGATGAACGCACCCTTTTTTACAAGTAAGCCTACTACGCTTCCATTGCCTGAAATGCTCACATCACAAACTTCGCCCAGTTTTTGACCAGTCGCCAATTCATATACTGGCAGTCCCTTTAAAAGTGAAAATGTCCGCAAAAGTGTGTCCCGCCTTTCCCGAACAGTTATAGTTTCTACCGCTTTACTAAATTCATGAGGTGTAACGTTTTCCATGGAAAATAAAAAGAATCCGCAATAACTGCAGATTCTTAAGCCTCATTTTCCTCCATAAAATCATAAGGAGTCAGATTGTCCATTCCGATCATCGGATCAGCATTTTTAATGATTTCAAGATAATCCATTTTTTCATCTTTGCCGGTACTTTCTTGAGTTTGGTGTTTATTTTCCGACTGATTCTTTGTACTCGTTTCATCCTGCAATTCGGGCAGTAAATGAACAAGCTTCTTTACAAGTGTTGTATTCCTTTCGGTATCTTCACCGCGTTCGATCCCCATTTTCAGTGCTTCTTCTTCGCCAACAAGTATCAGGAATTGCTTGCTCCTGGTGATTGCTGTATAAATCAGATTCCTGCGCAGCATTCTGAAGTAGCTTTTTACCACTGGAAGGACGACAATCGGAAATTCACTGCCCTGGGATTTATGCACGGAACAGCAATAAGCGTGGGTGATTTGCGAAAGATCCGGCCTATTATAGGTTACCTCTATGCCGTCGAAGGAAACGATCAGCTGATCTTGCTTTTCCGTGTTTTCCTTTGCGTAAAATATCGCGACAACCTCACCCATGTCACCATTGAACACATTGGCTTCCGGCTGATTGACTAGCTGGAGGACTTTATCCCCGATACGATATTTCACATCGCCAAACCCAAGCTCTTTCCTCGTTCCATCAGAATTAGGATTGAAGAGATCCTGCAGCAGCTCGTTCAATCGGTCAATGCCGGCTGGACCACGGTACATCGGTGCCAGAACCTGGATGTTCCTCGGGGAATACCCTTTTTTCTTTGCATTGGCGACAACCTTTTCGACTACCTGAGGAATCTGGCTTGTCGTACATTTTATAAAAGAACGGTCAGGCTGTTGGGCTGAAATATCTTCCGGCAGATAGCCTTTTTTGATTTGGTGGGCAAGTTCGATTATTGACGAACCTTCAGCCTGCCTGTATATATCCGTCAGTCTCACAGTTGGGACCCTGCCAGAATCCAATAGATCCTTCAGTACCTGGCCAGGACCTACTGAAGGGAGCTGGTCTTCATCTCCCACAACGATCACTTGAATATTATCTGGCAGAGATTTGAATAATTGATGGGCGAGCCATATATCAACCATTGAGGTTTCATCGATAATCAATATCTTTCCCTCAAGCGGCTGGTCTTCATTATGATCAAAACCTTCTGCGCCATTCCAGCGCAAAAGCCTATGGATTGTCACGGCAGGCAACCCGGTTGACTCAGTCATCCTCTTTGCCGCACGACCAGTCGGCGCCGCAAGCAAGAACGGATAAGGTTCTTCTTTTTTGTAATCTTTCGGGTCCAGAGAACAGCCATGCAGCTCTGCATATAGCTCAACGATTCCTTTAATGACCGTCGTTTTACCTGTGCCGGGCCCACCTGTCAGAATCATCATCGGTGACATAAGCGCTGTCTGGATCGCTTCTTTCTGGCTTGGGCCATATTGGACACCCAGGCGCTCTTCGAGATTTCCGAGAGCAAGGAGAAACTCAGATTCTGGAAATTGATTTTCGTATTCTGTCTGCTCAAGAATCCTTTTAATGTTCACAACGAGGCCTTTTTCCGAATAATAAAGGGATGGCAAATAGATTCTCTGTTCTTCGGCAACCAGCTTTCCTTCTTCTCCCAGCTTGATGATTTCATTCGAGATATCAGTAAATTCAATTTCAATATGCTGATTGTCTTCAAGCAGCTTTTTCACATCGACGAGGAGCTCTTCCGCATTCATGAAAACATGCCCACCCTGGATGCTTGAATTCTCA
This window of the Mesobacillus jeotgali genome carries:
- the recD2 gene encoding SF1B family DNA helicase RecD2, with the translated sequence MNKQDSLDLFSEQGKFMKGKHLVTIFHNEQNLYTVLRIRVEETNEQYEDKEAVITGYFPRIHEQETYIFFGEVKEHPKFGAQFHATHFRKDLPQSKQGIISYLSGDLFKGIGKKTAEKIVDTLGEKAITRIIENPSVLDQIPKLAPEKAKELYDTLMEHQGLEQVMVALNEYGFGPQLSMKIYQVYKEQAIDVIQNNPYKLVEDIEGIGFGRADELGSQLGLTGNHPDRIKAACLYTLENSSIQGGHVFMNAEELLVDVKKLLEDNQHIEIEFTDISNEIIKLGEEGKLVAEEQRIYLPSLYYSEKGLVVNIKRILEQTEYENQFPESEFLLALGNLEERLGVQYGPSQKEAIQTALMSPMMILTGGPGTGKTTVIKGIVELYAELHGCSLDPKDYKKEEPYPFLLAAPTGRAAKRMTESTGLPAVTIHRLLRWNGAEGFDHNEDQPLEGKILIIDETSMVDIWLAHQLFKSLPDNIQVIVVGDEDQLPSVGPGQVLKDLLDSGRVPTVRLTDIYRQAEGSSIIELAHQIKKGYLPEDISAQQPDRSFIKCTTSQIPQVVEKVVANAKKKGYSPRNIQVLAPMYRGPAGIDRLNELLQDLFNPNSDGTRKELGFGDVKYRIGDKVLQLVNQPEANVFNGDMGEVVAIFYAKENTEKQDQLIVSFDGIEVTYNRPDLSQITHAYCCSVHKSQGSEFPIVVLPVVKSYFRMLRRNLIYTAITRSKQFLILVGEEEALKMGIERGEDTERNTTLVKKLVHLLPELQDETSTKNQSENKHQTQESTGKDEKMDYLEIIKNADPMIGMDNLTPYDFMEENEA
- a CDS encoding PRC-barrel domain-containing protein; the protein is MRTFSLLKGLPVYELATGQKLGEVCDVSISGNGSVVGLLVKKGAFIKKTFQVKVGQVSSFGEDGVMVKDKSALERLETEPEYTFEHNESLAGKKLLSKEGEQLGLLEDVYFMEELGTIVGYELTDGFFSDIANGKRVIKTTGPPAIGKDAIVVTVKSR
- a CDS encoding AI-2E family transporter, with protein sequence MNIQMKWYYRLGFLLLLFIVLYVFIKLQSIWVPFLEVLLSLLVPFSVAAFITYLLHPIVEALHQKGLHRGVSILIIYILFFGGAGFAFYKGIPALIHQLGDLAENAPYFAEQYKQMVNNIVDQTSTWPAGIHERIEDGITRGERWLDGVLAGSMAFLLNIVNSILTIAVIPFIAFYMLKDFDVMKKAAWYLTPRQWRQPGTKFLHEVDKSLGSYIRGQLLICLIIGVLSSLFFWFAGIKYSLLLGAIVGITNVIPYFGPIIGAIPAVIIAATMSVKMVLLSLVIVFSLQFLEGNILSPLIVGKSLHMHPLMIMFALLAGEEVGGILGLILAVPVLVVLRAALIHAKDHIILERKKERPT
- a CDS encoding YrzQ family protein, encoding MNKMLTSVIALGAGMAAYNYASNNNLMSGRKMKRLGRKMTRALF